The segment GCCTCAAGGCCGCTGCGGTTGACGGTGAGCTGGTTGACGCCGATGCCGGACGGGACACCGTACAGCTTGCCGTCGACGGTGCCGGCCGCGAGGAGCGTCTTGGAGAAGCCGGTCAGGTCCAGGCTCTTGCCGACGTAGGAGTCGATCGGGGCGAGCACACCCTTGCGGGCGTACTGGGCGACCAGCGCGGTGTCCATCTGGAGCAGGTCGGGGGCGCTGCCGCCGGCGATGTTGGTGTTGAACTTGTCGAAGTACCCGTCGTAGCCCTGGTAGGTCGCCTGGACCTTGATCGAGGGGTTCTTCTTCTGGAAGGCGGCAAGCGCCTTCTTGTAGGCCGCGTGGCGCTCGTCGCTGCCCCACCAGGTCATGGTGAGCTTGCTGCTGGTGCTGCCGGCGCCAGTGCCGCCGCTACAGGCGGCCAGGGCGCTGGTGAGGGCGCCTGTGGCGGCCAGCCCTCCGCCGATGCGGAGCAGGCCTCTGCGTGAGATTTCGGTGCCCACCGGTTCCTCCTACATGTACGTGACGAAGTACCCGAGTGATTCGGGACTGGGGTGCTGCCGGGAAATGCCGGGAATGCTCGGGTACTGCTCAGGGGGTTGCGTGCTCCTGCGGATCGCGGCCTCGCCCGGCCGCGCCGCCGTGCGGACGAGGGTCCTGGTGGAGGGTCTGTGGATTCCGTATACGGAATCCTGTCTCCTGCATCCCGTACGGGCACGCCCTCGTACAAGATCGTGGACCACTCGCCCTGAGCCGGGGTCCCGCCGACTCTAGTAAGCGCTTGTCCGGACATTTGCAGAGTGCGGGGCCCGGAGTCAATGCCCGGCCGTTTCCTCGCCGGTAACGTTTTGGATTCCCCGGGCCACGGCCAGGCGGGTCGCGCCCAGGACGGTGCCGCTGTTGCCGAGCACGCTGGAGACCACCTCGGTGGGCCAGCTCAGCCGGGCCAGTTCGGCCCGGACACCGGGCAGGAGCTGGGGATTCGCGCCGATGCCGCCGCCCAGGACGATCAGCCCGGGATCCAGTACCGCGACCACGGCGGCGGCCAGTCTGCCCACCTCGGCGGCATGGCCGGCGACGAGGGCGGCGGCGGTGGCGTGACCTCGGGCGGCGAGTGAGAAAAGCTGCTCGGCGGTGTGCGGGACGGGCCCGTCGCCCTCGTCGGGCCGCCAGGCCACGGCGGCGCGGGCGATGAGGGAGCGGGCGCCCGCGTAGGCCTCCAGGCCCTCGTGCCGGGGCTGCTGAGCGGCGGCCCACGGGTAGGGCAGCCGGGCGACCTCCCCGGCCGCGCCGTTCGCGCCGCGCAGCACCTGGCCGCCCAGGACGATGCCCAGGCCGATGCCGTAGCCGATCTGCAGATAGCCGAACCCTGCCCGGTCGCGGTCGCGGGCGGCGCCTTCGTGCAGCTCGGCGAGGGCGGCGCAGTTGACGTTGTTCTCGATCCCGACCGGGACCCCGGCGGGCAGCGCGAGCGCCTCGACGGCGCCGCGGATCCGGGCGGTGGCCGGGCGGACCAGGCCGTCGGCGTCCTGCCCGGCGACATCCGGGACGGCGACGACAACGGCCCGCAGCGGGCCGGCGGCCGCCGCGCGCAGGGCGTCGATGACGGTGTGCACGGCGTCGGCGGGGCGCAGTTCGTTGTCGGTGCCCTGGACGGCGAGCACGGCGCCGTCCAGGGCGCAGCCGCGTACCTCGGTGTGGGTCGAGCCGAGGTCGACGGCGAGTACGCAGCCGGCCCGGGGGCCGAGGCGGTAGACGGCGGCGGAGCGGCCGGTGGCGCCGTTGGCGGTGCCGGCGCGGGCGGCCAGACCGGCGGCCTCCAGCTCGGCCACGGCGAGGGAGACGGTGGGTTTGGACAAGCCGCAGGCGGCGGCCAGTTGGGGGCGCGTGGCGCGTCCGGCACCGGCCAGAACCTCAAAGACGGCTCTGGTACTGTCGCCCGGCCGCGGCCCGGCGTGATCACCAGCGGTCATACGGTCCCCCAGGTCGTTCGATCAGGTCGCATCAAACATCGGGGGCCGCCGGTGGCACAGCCCCTTGACTCACTGTACTTCGTTAGTTAACTTCCTAACGAAGCCAGACACACGCCTGTCGCCCTCGACCGAGGCCCGTCCCGGGGCCTCCTGACATCGCTGCTCTGATCCGCTTTGCTCTGCTACCTCGTCTCCGTCAGTCACGGTTTCGCCCGCCGTGCGCAGCAGACACCACCCCCACAGCGCTGCGTCCCGAAAGGCGAAGAACCACGTGCAGGACTCCATTGCCCTCGTCGTCGGCATCGACGTCGGTGGCACCAAGACCCATCTCCAGGCGTACGCCGGTGACAAGACCGTCGCCGACCACGTCCGCGCCAGCCGCGACTGGCGGCCGCATCACGCCGCCGACGCCGCGGACTGGCTCACGGAGCTGATCCACCACGCCCTGCCCGCGGGGTCCCGTCCGGTGTCGGTCGCCGTCGGCGCCCACGCCTGCGAGACCCCGCGGCAGGCCGAACTGATCCGGGGGGCGCTCGTCGCCCGCCTCGGCGGCGGTGTGCCCTGCCACGTCGTCAACGACTCCCGGCTCCTCGTCCCCGCCCTCGGGCTGGACAAGGGGGTCGGGCTGGTCGCCGGCACCGGCTCGGTCGCCGTCGGAGAGCTTCCGGACGGCACCGCCGTCCAGGTCGGCGGCTGGGGCGCGGTCCTCGGCGACGAGGGCGGCGCCGCCGGTCTCGTACGCGAGGCCGTACGCGCCGTCTACGCCGCCCACGACCGCGACGAGCAGCCGGACGAGCTGGCCCGGCTGCTGCTCACGGCCTTCGACGCCCCCGAGGTCCCCGCGCTCGGCGCCGCCCTGGAGGCCGCGCAGGAGCCGTCCGCCGACTGGGGCCGGCACGGCGCGGCCGTCTTCGAGGCGGCCGCCGCCGGTTCCGCCATCGCCCGCGAGGTCATCGCGGAGGGCGGCCGGGCCCTGGCGGGCCTGGTCATCCAGCTCGCCGAACGCGGCGCCGTCACCGACGACATCGTGGTGGCGGGCAGCGTCGTGCTCAACCAGCCGGTGCTCTTCACCGCACTCACCGATACCCTCGCCACCGCACTGCCCGGCGCCCGGGTGCACCCGCTGCGGGTGCCGCCGGTCACCGGGGCCGTACGGCTGGCCCGCCTGCTCCGCCAGTCCTCCCCGAAAGGCCTCTGAACAGCATGCGGATCCACGCCATCCGGTCCACCGATCTCTTCGTCGGCACCGGCCGGGCTCCCCGCCAGGTCGTGCGGGTCACCGTGGAGGGCACGGCCGACGGCGCCGGCCGCCCGGCCGGCCCGGTGCGGGTCCGTGTGGAGGGGCCGACGGTCAGCACACCCGAACCCGGGCTGATCACCCTCCCGGGCCCGGGGGAACAGACCGTCGCCGAGGTCGGCGTGGTCATCTCCGCACCGGCCCCCGAAGGCTCCGTGCACCGCGTCACCGCCATCGTTGAGGACGCCGACGGCGTCGGCGCCGGCCGCCGGTGCACAGCCGACGGGACCGTCACGGCTCAGGCCACCGGCTGGACAATGTGGATGGTGTCCCACTTCCACTACGACCCCGTGTGGTGGAACACCCAGGCCGGCTTCACCGCCGTCCGCCACGAACTCCCCGACCTGCCCTGGGTCGACCGGCTGCGCCCGCCCCACGTGCGCAGCGCCTTCGACCTCGTACGCGCGCACCTGGACGCGGCCCGGCACGACGAGGACTACCGCTTCGTCCTCGCCGAGATCGACTATCTCAAGCCGCACTGGGACGCCTACCCGGACGACCGGGCCGACCTGCGGCGCTTCCTGCGCTCGGACCGCATCGAGCTGGTCGGCGGCAGCTACAACGAGCCCAACACCAACCTCACCCACCCCGAGTCGACCATCCGCAACACCGTCTACGGCATCGGCTACCAGCGCGACGTCCTCGGCGGCGACCCGCGCTCCGGCTGGATGCTCGACGTCTTCGGCCACGACCCCGCCCACCCCGGCCTGATGGCCGACGCGGGACTGGACTCCAGCGCCTGGGCGCGCGGCCCGTTCCACAACTCCGGCCCGATGGGCCACGCCCAGGACATCGCCCGGATGCAGTTCCCCAGCGAGTTCGAGTGGATCTCCCCCAGCGGGCGCGGCGTCCTCACCCACTACATGGGGGCGCACTACACCGCGGGCTGGGCGATCAACCGCGCGGAGTCGGCCGACGCGGCCATGGAGGCGGCCTACGGCCAGTACGCAGAGCTGAAGAAGGTCGCGGCGACCCGCAATGTCATGCTGCCGGTCGGCCATGACCACAACGTGCCTTCCCGCTGGTGCACCGAGGTCCACCGCGAGTGGGCCAAGCGCTATGTCTGGCCGCGGTTCACGATGGGCCTGCCGCGCGACTTCTTCGATGCCGTACGCCGCGAGGCCGAGGACCGGACGGCATGGACGGTGTCGCCGGTCACGCCGCAGACCCGGGACATGAACCCCGTCTTCACCGGCAAGGACGTCTCCTACATCGACACCAAGCAGGCCCAGCGCGCCGCCGAGACCGCCGTCCTGGACGGCGAGCGCCTCGCCACGCTCGCCGCCACCTTCCTCGGTGAGCGCTACCCCTCCGAGGCCCTCGACAAGGCCTGGCGGCTGCTGGCGTACGGCGCCCACCACGACGCCGTCACGGGCACCGAGTCCGACCAGGTCTACATCGACCTGGCGGCGGGCTGGCGCGAGGCGTACGAGCTGGGCGACCAGGTGCGAGGCGCCGCGCTGGAGCAGCTCGCCCAGGGCACGGACACGCGCGGCGAGGGCCGGGCGGTGTATGTCGCCAACACGCTGTCCTGGGAGCGGGACGGGGTCGTGTCGGTGCCCGCCGGCGAAGGCCTTGAGATACGGGACGACAGCGGACGGCCCGTACCGGCGGTGGCCGACGGCGGCACCCTCACCTTCCTGGCCCGGGGCATCCCCTCCCTCGGACACCGCGTCCACCGCCTTGTCGAGAGCCCGGCCGGGGGCACGACACCCGGCTGGACGGCCGTCCCCGGCGCGGCCGTCATCGACAACGGCACGTTCCGCATCGAGGCCGACCCCGCGCGCGGTGGCGCGCTGAGCCGGGTCACGGACCTGCGCACCGGCCGCGAACTGCTGCGCCCCGGCGGGCTCGGCGCCGAGCTGGTCGTCCAGGACGAGCACACCACCCACCCCGTGTGGGGCGAGGGCCCGTGGCACCTGCTCCCGAAGGGCCCCGGCCGGGGCACGGGCGCGGCGCCCGCCGCCTCCGTACGGGTCGAGCACTCCCCCGTCGGGCGCCGGATCATCAGTGAAGCGCGGCTCGGCGAGCTGCGGTTCACACAGACGGCGACCCTGTGGGAGGGTGCCGACCGGGTCGACTTCCGCACCCGGGTCGACGGCTCGATCGGCCAGGACCGGCTGCTGCGGGTCCGCTTCGATCTCGACCTGCCCGGCGCGCTGCCGGTCTCCGAGGTCGGCTTCGCCGCCATCGGGCGGTCGTTCGGCTTCCCGGACTCCGACGCCGCCGAGCACCTGTGGACCCTGGACAACCCCGCCCACACGTGGGCCGGGCTCGGCTCGACCGCGCACCTCGCCCTGCGCGGCCCTGACGGCCGCACCCTCAAGCACGCCATCGGCGTCGCCGAAGTGATCGCCCCCGCTGATCATGATGTACGCCCCCTCCTCGCCGCCCTCGTCGCCCAGGGCGTCACGGCCACCACGACCCGCCCCGACGGCCCGCGTTACGGCTCCCTCGACGCGGACTCCAATCTCCCCGACATCAGGTTCGCACTCGGCACTGACAATGCCTTCGCGCAGGCCGTTCTGAGCGATGCCGGTCCGGCCTACCGCGAGGCACTGGCCACGCACGGACGGGTGTTCGTCCCGGCGACACGGACCCGGCGGGAGGCCTGGGTCCCCGGCGCGGACCTGCGCGGACCGCGCGATCTACCAGTCCTCATCGCCCACGACCTCACCGGCCTCGCCCTGACCGGATCCGTCATCGACGTCCCCGTCCCCGACGGCCTCGCCACCACCACCGAGCCGGCCGACGACTACTCCGCCGCCCTGCTCAACCACGGCACCCCCAGCTTCGTCGCCACCGCCGACGGCACGCTCTGCCTCACCCTCATGCGCGCCTGCACCGACTGGCCGGCGGGCATCTGGATCGACGGCGAGCGCCGCACCGTCCCCGACGGCAGCAGCTTCGCCCTCCAGCACTGGACGCACGACTTCCGCTACAGCCTGGTCGCCGGGCCCGGCGACTGGCGCGCCGGCGGCTTCGTACAGGCCGGCCAGGAGGCGAACCACCCGCTGCTCGCCGTGGAAACGGCCCCGAGCGACGGAGAACTGCCCGCCGCCGCCTCACTGCTGACGGTCGAGCCGGACAATGTCCTGCTCAGCGCGCTCAAGCCACGCGGCAACGCGATGGCCTCCGGCCTGCCCGGGGACGCGGACCCCGGTGCCGACGGGCTGGCGGTCCGGCTGTACGAGTCGCAGGGGCGGGCGGTTTCGGCCCGCGTACGGCTGTTCGGCGCGGGTCTCGCGGAAGCCGAGGCGACCGATCTGCTCGAACAGGCCTCGGATGTACGGGCGGTTGCGGTGGAGGACGAGGGCGTCGTGCGGGTGGACCTGGGCGCGGCCGACGTCGCCACGTTCGCCGCCCGCCCGGTAGGCGCGCCGAGGACCCCCAAGGCCTCAGGCGCCGGACGGGCCGAAGTCGCCCAGCCCGTGTTCACGCGGTACTGGCTGCACAACGCCGGGCCAGCGCCCATCGGATACCTGCCGGTGAGCGTCCACCTGACGCAGCATGCGCAGGGGCGGATACGCGTGACCGTCGCGGCGGCAACCCGGCATGCGCAAGGCCGGGTCGAGCTCGACATACCGGCCGGCCTCACGGCGACGCCCCGGCAGAGCCTCGCGTACGACCTCGCGCCCGGCGAGCACGCGGACTTCGAGCTGGCCGTCGGCCCGGACGAGGGCGCCGCGCAGGGCACGTACTACGTGGCGGCGCGCATCCGGGACGAGCTCGGCCAGCTCCTGGAGGACGCCGTGCCGGTCACCGTGGGCGCGCCGACCGCCGAGCCGTTGCGGGCCGAACTGAGGCAACGCTGCGTGCGCGTGACGAACAACGCCCGCTCCGAGATCCGGGGCGAGGTGCAACTCGTCAGCCCGTACGGGACATGGGGAGCGCCCGGGGACGACATCGCGGTGACGCCCAGGACCCGGGGCTTCGCGATCGCGCCGGGGGCGACGGCCGAACTGCCCTTTGCCGTCGGCAGTTCGGCCACCGCCGAGCCGGGCGGCGAGTGGTGGGTGCTGGCCAAGGTCACGGCGTTCGGCGGCGTCCAGTACACGCGGGCGCTGCCGCTCACTGCAGATGGGCGGTGTCGTTCCAGAGGGTGACGGCCGGATCCCCGTACTCCCAGCCGAGGATGGACAGGGAGGCGGGAGCCAGGCTGAGCACCATGCCGCGCGCGGGGTCCAGGTGCAGCCAGCGGGCGGCCAGCGTGCGCAGGAAGTGGCCGTGGGCGAAGACGACGCAGTCGGTCTCGGAGTCCTTCGCCCAGGCGACGACCTGGTCGGCGCGGCTCGCGACCTGCCAGGAGGTCTCGCCGCCGATGACTCCGTCGCGCCAGATCACCCAGCCGGGACGCTCCTCGCGGATCTCCGGGGACGTACGGCCCTCGTAGGCGCCGTAGTCCCACTCCATGAGCGTGTCCCATTCCTCGGCGCGGTCCCCGAAACCGGCCAGCTCGCAGGTCTCGCGGGCGCGCGCCAGCGGGCTCGTACGGACCTGGGCGCCCGGGAAGTCCTCCCAGGGCGACCGCTTCAGGCGCTTGCCCAGCAGCCGGGCGGCGTCGCGTCCCTCCTCGGTGAGCGGGATGTCGGTGCGGCCGGTGTGCTGGCCACTCCTGGACCACTCGGTCTGGCCGTGCCGGACGAGGATGAGGCGCGGGTGCATCAGGACTCCTCTTTGTGGACGGCTTCGATGTTGTTGCCGTCCGGATCGCTCACGAACGCGCAGTACGCGCGGTATTGGGGCCAGTGGCGCGGGGCGTGGCGGCTGCGGCCGCCCGCCGCCACGGCAGCCGTGTGGAAGGCTTCGACCGCCGCGCGGTCACCGGCCGCGAAGGCGATGTGCACGCCGCGCGTGCACTCGGTGGCGGCCTCGGCCCGCTCCAGCGACAGCGAGGGCGTGTCGCGGCCGGGTGGCCAGTACTCGGCGGTCACGGCCGTCTCGTATCCGATACGGACGCCGAGCGGGGCGAGCGCGGCCGAGTAGAAATCCCTGCTCACGGCAAGGTCGGACGCGAAGACGCCGATGTGGTGGACGAACGGTTCGGGGGATCCCACATGCCCAGCCTAGGCGGCCCGCACGCTGAGCGCTGCGGGCACTGCGGGCGCCGTCTGTGCTGGTAGTGGACGTGCCACATTGACAGAAGTCCGATTTTGCCTAATTTTTCCGTTACATGACACTTCTTTGCGTATACGCTGATATGCGGCGATAGGAGACCTGACCTCTCCGATGAGGAAGGAGGTCTCCCATGCGACGCACCCGCTTCACCCGGCTTCTGGCTACCGGCGCCGCGTCCACGCTGGTCGTGGGCGGAGCCTCCCTCACCTCCATCGGCGCGGCCTCCGCCGCCCCGACCGACACGACGGCCGCGACGACGCAGCACAACCCGCAGCCGAATCCGCACCCCCGGCCCAAACCCAAGCCGCAGCCGTGCCGGTGGGTGCCTCAGCAGACCATCACTCTCCAGCTGCCACTGCTCGGAAAGTTCGTGATCACGATTCCGGCCCACTGGCAGTGCCCGCACTAACAGCGATAACGGAGGGACAACCATGCGTAACCGACTTATGCGAGGCCTCGCCCTGGGCGCGGCGTCCACAATGCTCGCCGGCGGAGCCGCACTCACCGTGGCCGGCACCGCCTCCGCAGCTCCCGCCGCCCCGTCCGTCCCCTCACCCACACACCCCGGACCGGGCCACCACAACCACCACCACTGCTTCTGGCAGCAAGGCCACTGGACGAAGGTCTGGCACCACGGCTTCTGGGACAAGTGGGGCCACTGGCACCACGGCTACTGGGTCAAGTTCTGGGTTCCGGGGCACTGGGTCTGCGCCCACCGGTAACGCATGACCAGCAGGCCCCCGGCCCGGGATCCGCTCCCGGGCCGGGGGCCTCAGCGTGCGGCCGGGACGGACGCGGCGGGCGCGGCGTACGTCGCGGGCTCGGGGGGAGCGGCGGCCCGGCGTCGGGCGATGACGGCGCAGACGATGAGCTGCATCTGGTGGAAGAGCATGAGCGGGAGCAGCACGAGGGCGGCCTGGGGGCCGCCGAAGAGGACTGTGGCCATGGGGAGGCCGGAGGCGAGGCTCTTCTTGGAGCCGCAGAAGACGATGGTGACGCGGTCCGGGCGGGAGAAGCCGAGCCGGCGGGCCGCGTAGGACGTGGCGGCGAGCATGAGGCCGAGCAGCAGCGCCTCGACGCCGAGGAGGGCGAGCAGGCGCAGCGGGGTGACCTGGTGCCAGATGCCCTGGACCACGCCCTCGCTGAAGGCGGTGTAGACGACCAGGAGGATCGAGGCACGGTCGACGTAGCCCAGGACCTTCTTGTGGCGGGCCAGAAAGCCGCCGAGCGGCCCGCGCAGGGCCTGCCCGGCGAGGAACGGTACGAGCAGTTGCAGCACGATGCCGAGTACGGAGTCCGCGGACAGGCCCGCGCCGTGCCCGCCG is part of the Streptomyces sp. NBC_01262 genome and harbors:
- a CDS encoding bile acid:sodium symporter family protein; its protein translation is MRRLRFPSRFPLDPYIAALVGTVLLAALLPARGAAATTAGGVSTGAVALLFFLYGARLSTREALDGLRHWRLHLTVLASTFVLFPLLGLAARGLVPYVLSPQLYTGLLFLCLLPSTIQSSIAFTSIARGNVAAAICAGSFSSLLGLLVTPLLAALLLGGHGAGLSADSVLGIVLQLLVPFLAGQALRGPLGGFLARHKKVLGYVDRASILLVVYTAFSEGVVQGIWHQVTPLRLLALLGVEALLLGLMLAATSYAARRLGFSRPDRVTIVFCGSKKSLASGLPMATVLFGGPQAALVLLPLMLFHQMQLIVCAVIARRRAAAPPEPATYAAPAASVPAAR
- a CDS encoding N-acetylglucosamine kinase, with protein sequence MQDSIALVVGIDVGGTKTHLQAYAGDKTVADHVRASRDWRPHHAADAADWLTELIHHALPAGSRPVSVAVGAHACETPRQAELIRGALVARLGGGVPCHVVNDSRLLVPALGLDKGVGLVAGTGSVAVGELPDGTAVQVGGWGAVLGDEGGAAGLVREAVRAVYAAHDRDEQPDELARLLLTAFDAPEVPALGAALEAAQEPSADWGRHGAAVFEAAAAGSAIAREVIAEGGRALAGLVIQLAERGAVTDDIVVAGSVVLNQPVLFTALTDTLATALPGARVHPLRVPPVTGAVRLARLLRQSSPKGL
- a CDS encoding VOC family protein translates to MGSPEPFVHHIGVFASDLAVSRDFYSAALAPLGVRIGYETAVTAEYWPPGRDTPSLSLERAEAATECTRGVHIAFAAGDRAAVEAFHTAAVAAGGRSRHAPRHWPQYRAYCAFVSDPDGNNIEAVHKEES
- a CDS encoding glycoside hydrolase family 38 C-terminal domain-containing protein, whose protein sequence is MRIHAIRSTDLFVGTGRAPRQVVRVTVEGTADGAGRPAGPVRVRVEGPTVSTPEPGLITLPGPGEQTVAEVGVVISAPAPEGSVHRVTAIVEDADGVGAGRRCTADGTVTAQATGWTMWMVSHFHYDPVWWNTQAGFTAVRHELPDLPWVDRLRPPHVRSAFDLVRAHLDAARHDEDYRFVLAEIDYLKPHWDAYPDDRADLRRFLRSDRIELVGGSYNEPNTNLTHPESTIRNTVYGIGYQRDVLGGDPRSGWMLDVFGHDPAHPGLMADAGLDSSAWARGPFHNSGPMGHAQDIARMQFPSEFEWISPSGRGVLTHYMGAHYTAGWAINRAESADAAMEAAYGQYAELKKVAATRNVMLPVGHDHNVPSRWCTEVHREWAKRYVWPRFTMGLPRDFFDAVRREAEDRTAWTVSPVTPQTRDMNPVFTGKDVSYIDTKQAQRAAETAVLDGERLATLAATFLGERYPSEALDKAWRLLAYGAHHDAVTGTESDQVYIDLAAGWREAYELGDQVRGAALEQLAQGTDTRGEGRAVYVANTLSWERDGVVSVPAGEGLEIRDDSGRPVPAVADGGTLTFLARGIPSLGHRVHRLVESPAGGTTPGWTAVPGAAVIDNGTFRIEADPARGGALSRVTDLRTGRELLRPGGLGAELVVQDEHTTHPVWGEGPWHLLPKGPGRGTGAAPAASVRVEHSPVGRRIISEARLGELRFTQTATLWEGADRVDFRTRVDGSIGQDRLLRVRFDLDLPGALPVSEVGFAAIGRSFGFPDSDAAEHLWTLDNPAHTWAGLGSTAHLALRGPDGRTLKHAIGVAEVIAPADHDVRPLLAALVAQGVTATTTRPDGPRYGSLDADSNLPDIRFALGTDNAFAQAVLSDAGPAYREALATHGRVFVPATRTRREAWVPGADLRGPRDLPVLIAHDLTGLALTGSVIDVPVPDGLATTTEPADDYSAALLNHGTPSFVATADGTLCLTLMRACTDWPAGIWIDGERRTVPDGSSFALQHWTHDFRYSLVAGPGDWRAGGFVQAGQEANHPLLAVETAPSDGELPAAASLLTVEPDNVLLSALKPRGNAMASGLPGDADPGADGLAVRLYESQGRAVSARVRLFGAGLAEAEATDLLEQASDVRAVAVEDEGVVRVDLGAADVATFAARPVGAPRTPKASGAGRAEVAQPVFTRYWLHNAGPAPIGYLPVSVHLTQHAQGRIRVTVAAATRHAQGRVELDIPAGLTATPRQSLAYDLAPGEHADFELAVGPDEGAAQGTYYVAARIRDELGQLLEDAVPVTVGAPTAEPLRAELRQRCVRVTNNARSEIRGEVQLVSPYGTWGAPGDDIAVTPRTRGFAIAPGATAELPFAVGSSATAEPGGEWWVLAKVTAFGGVQYTRALPLTADGRCRSRG
- a CDS encoding ROK family protein — translated: MTAGDHAGPRPGDSTRAVFEVLAGAGRATRPQLAAACGLSKPTVSLAVAELEAAGLAARAGTANGATGRSAAVYRLGPRAGCVLAVDLGSTHTEVRGCALDGAVLAVQGTDNELRPADAVHTVIDALRAAAAGPLRAVVVAVPDVAGQDADGLVRPATARIRGAVEALALPAGVPVGIENNVNCAALAELHEGAARDRDRAGFGYLQIGYGIGLGIVLGGQVLRGANGAAGEVARLPYPWAAAQQPRHEGLEAYAGARSLIARAAVAWRPDEGDGPVPHTAEQLFSLAARGHATAAALVAGHAAEVGRLAAAVVAVLDPGLIVLGGGIGANPQLLPGVRAELARLSWPTEVVSSVLGNSGTVLGATRLAVARGIQNVTGEETAGH
- a CDS encoding histidine phosphatase family protein; its protein translation is MHPRLILVRHGQTEWSRSGQHTGRTDIPLTEEGRDAARLLGKRLKRSPWEDFPGAQVRTSPLARARETCELAGFGDRAEEWDTLMEWDYGAYEGRTSPEIREERPGWVIWRDGVIGGETSWQVASRADQVVAWAKDSETDCVVFAHGHFLRTLAARWLHLDPARGMVLSLAPASLSILGWEYGDPAVTLWNDTAHLQ